TATTCGGTAGTCCCTATTGTATATAAATATCCACTACCTTATCTATGTTTATAAAAGCAGAATCATCAACTGGGTAATGTATAAGATCAATTTTTTTATTAAGCCTGTCCTCAATTTCACATTTGATAGACGATAAAGTTATTAACGATATGTTAGAATGAAAAAACTCCACGAGTAAGTCTATATCACTATCATGATTAGCCGTGCCACTAGCGTAGGACCCAAATAGAGATATCCTCTTTATAGGGTATTTTGAAACTATATCTGATATAGCTTCTCTTATTTCACTAATAGTAACCACTCGTACACACCTCCAACAAATTTATTTTAATAAATATTATCATAATTATAATTATAACATTTTTATTGTATAAAGAAAATGTTTCTACTAATTTGTACTCCAGCCCAACAATTATAT
This region of Anaerobranca californiensis DSM 14826 genomic DNA includes:
- a CDS encoding nucleotidyltransferase family protein, encoding MVTISEIREAISDIVSKYPIKRISLFGSYASGTANHDSDIDLLVEFFHSNISLITLSSIKCEIEDRLNKKIDLIHYPVDDSAFINIDKVVDIYIQ